ACCTCGCCGTCGAGCTTGACGTAGTTGAGGCCCTTCGCGGCGGCGGCCGCCTCCAGCGGATCGTCGTAAGCGATGCTGTCGTTGCCCCAACGTGCCTGACGGAAGCGGGCGTTGTCGTCGAGGGTGACCTTTCCGTCGAGGGCGAGGAGCTGTCCCTGGCGGGTGCGCACGAGGGGGTTGACCTCGACGAGGACCGCGTCCTCGCGGACCAGCACCTCCCACAGCCGTACGAGGACGTCGACGGTCCGGGGCGGCAGCCCGGCCGCCTCGGCGATCGCGCCCGCCTTCGCCGACGTGACGCCCTCTGCGGGGTCGACGGGCATCCGGACCACCGCCTCGGGGCGAGTGGCGGCGACCTCCTCTATGTCCATGCCGCCCGCCGCCGAGGCGATGGCGAGGAAGCGGCCCGCGGCACGGTCGAGGACGTAGGCGACGTAGAACTCACTCTCGATGTCGGCCGGTTGGGCCAGCATGACCTTGCGCACCCGGTGCCCCTTGATGTCCGTGCCGAGGATGCGGCGGGTCGTCCGCTCGGCCTCGGCGGGGTCGGCGGCGAGCCGCACACCGCCCGCCTTGCCCCGGCCTCCCGTCTTCACCTGCGCCTTCACGACGACGCTGCCGCCCAGTCGGCGGGCGATGGCGCGGGCCTCCTCGGGCGAGTCGGTGACCTCCGCCCTCGGCACCGGGATCCCGTGTTCCTCGACGAGGGCCCGGGCTTCGTGCTCGTACAGGTCCATGGTTCGGCTCCCGTCTCAAAAGTGCACGACTTAAAAGTGCTGCACGCCCCCTGGACATCACCCACGGGATGCGGGATAACAATCTTCATACAGTATTCGTCGACTGTATGCAATGTGCCAAACCTGCTGACGGTGAGGTGATCCGTGACGACGTTGGCGCTTGATGGTGTGCGGGTGCTGGACATGACGCATGTGCAGTCGGGTCCGTCGGCGACGCAGTTGCTGGCGTGGCTGGGGGCGGATGTGGTGAAGGTGGAGGCGCCGGGCGGGGACGTCACGCGGGGGCAGCTCAGGGATGTGCCGGGGGCGGACTCGCTGTACTTCACGATGCTCAACTGCAACAAGCGCAGCATCACCCTCAATCTGAAGACCGAGCGGGGCCGGGAGATCCTCACCGCGCTGATCCGGGGTGCGGATGTGCTGGTGGAGAACTTCGCGCCGGGTGCGGTGGATCGGATGGGGTTCACGTGGGAGCGGATCCGGGAGATCAACCCCAGGATGGTGTATGCGTCGATCAAGGGGTTCGGGGACGGCCCGTACACGGCTTTCAAGGCGTACGAGGTGGTGGCACAGGCGATGGGCGGCTCGATGGCCACCACCGGGTTCCCGGACGGGCCGCCGATGGCGACCGGTGCGCAGATCGGGGACTCCGGCACGGGCATTCACGCGGTGGCCGGCATCCTGGCCGCACTCCTGCAAAGGGAGAGGACCGGGCGGGGCCAGCGGGTGAACGTGGCGATGCAGCACGCGGTGCTGAACCTGTGCCGGGTCAAGCTGCGTGACCAACAACGCCTCGCGCACGGCCCGTTGGCCGAATACCCCAACGAGGACTTCGGCGACGAGGTCCCCCGCTCCGGCAACGCCTCCGGTGGCGGGCAGCCGGGCTGGGCGGTGCGGTGCGCGCCGGGCGGCCCGAACGACTACGTGTACGTCATCGTCCAGCCCGTCGGCTGGGCCCCGCTGGCCGCACTGATCGGCCGGCCCGAGCTGGCCGAGGATCCCGAATGGGCCACCCCGCAGGCCCGGTTGCCGAAGCTGGCGAAGATGTTCCAGCTGATCGAGGAATGGACCAGCACGCAGCCCAAATGGCAGGTCCTGGAACAGCTCAACCGGCACAACATCCCGTGCGGGCCGATCCTGTCCACCAGGGAGATCATCGAGGACCGCTCCCTGGCCGACAACGACATGATCGTCGAGGTCGAGCATCCCCAGCGCGGTGCCTTCACCACCGTCGGCAACCCCCTCAAACTCTCCGACTCCCCCACCACCATCACCACCCCACCCCTCCTCGGCCAGCACAACGAAGAGATCTACATCGGCGAACTGGGTCTCGGTGACGAGGAGTTGAGACTGATGAAGTCGGGAGGGGTGATCTGACGTGGTGAACCGGGGCCGCACCGCCGGGTCTTCGGGCGGTGATCCATGACGTGATCGAGCACGGGGTCCGGCGACGGTGCGCGTCGACCGGCCCCGGAGTTCCGTGCGCGCACGAAAGGCATTTGGACAGGGGGCGCTGGCCAGATCTTTCGACGCAAGGAGTGCTTGAGCTATGACAACACTCGACTACTCGTCGTCCGCCGCCTTCAGGGAGGTGACGGACCGCAACGGCCGCGTGTACCGGATCGGTGAGACCGACCGGAACATCATGGGGCGGCCACGATGGACCATGGTGCTCTTCCCGTGGATGGGCATGCTGGGCATCAGTTCCTCGGAGTACGCGTTCACGTCGGCCGAGGACACCCTGCACGAGGCGCATCTGTGGAGCAGCGGGCACATCTTCTGGCTGATGGGCGTCTGGGTGTTCTTCCAGGCCGCCGTGGCCTTCCCCGCCGGGCAGTTGCGGGAGAGCGGGAGGCTTCCGGCCCGCTACGCGATGATGCTCGGCGCGCTGGGAACCGTCCTCGGCTATCTGTCGCTCGCGTTCGCGCCGAACGTGATCGTCGCCTACCTGGGCTTCGGTGTGTGCAGCGGTATCGGTGCCGGCCTTGTGTACGCGACCTGCGTGAACATGGTCGGAAAGTGGTTCCCGGAGCGCAAGGGCGGCAAGACCGGCATGGTCAACGGCGGTTTCGCCTACGGCTCGGTGCCCTTCGTCTTCCTGTTCACCTCGTACATGGACCTGAGCAACTACAGGGGCGTCCTGGTGACGGTCGGCCTGGTCTGCTGCTCCGTGGTGGCGTTCGCGGGCTGGTTCTTCAAGGACCCGCCGAAGAACTGGTGGCCGCCGCACGTCGACCCGCTGAAGATGACCGACGACCCGAAGATCCGGCGGGCGCTGGAGAAGAACCCGCCGGCCGTCAAGCAGTACACCCCCAAGGAGGCCGCGCGTACGCCCGTCCTGTGGATGATGTGGTTCTGCCTGCTGTGCACGGCCGGCATCAACATCTTCGGCATCGCCTTCCAGGTGCCGTTCGGCAAGGACATGGGCTTCGCGGGCGGGATCGTGGCCACGGCGATGTCGCTGAAGGCGATAGTCAACGGCACCGGGCGCGGGGTCATCGGCTGGATCTCCGACAAGTTCGGCCGCCGCAACACGCTGATCATCGTGTGTCTGGTGCTGGGCACCGCGCAGTTCGGGGTGCTGGTCTCGGGCCAGATGGGCAGCATGCCGTTCTTCCTCTTCTGCTCCATGGTCTCCGGTTTCGGCGGCGGCGCGATCTTCCCGCTGTTCGCCGCGATGACCGCGGACTACTTCGGTGAGAACAACAACGCCTCCAACTACGGCATGGTCTACAGCTCGAAGCTCATCTCGGGCCTGGTGGGCTCCGGCGTGGGCTCGATCGTGGTCGGCGCCTGGGACTACGAGGGCGCGTTCGTCCTGGCCGGCTGCATCGGCCTGAGCTCCGCGGTACTCGCGCTGTTCCTCAAGGCGCCCGGCAGGCCCCAGACCAGCCGTCGGACCGTACCCAACCCGCAACCGCTCGGCGAGGAAATGGCCTGACATGACGGCAGATCCGTACGCAGCACGCAGCGACACCGACAAGACCGCACACTCCACCGCCGCACCACGTCCCTACCGAGAAGTGACCGACGCAGGCGGCCGCGTCTACCGCATCGGCGAGACCGACCGGGACATCCTCGGCCACTCACGCAAACTCATGGTGTACCTCCCGTGGATCACCATGATGGCCATCAGCGTCTTCGAGTACGCGTACGGCTCGGCCGAGGACACCCTGTCCCACGCCCACGGCTGGACGCAGAGCAACACCTTCTGGATCCTCAGCGTCTGGGTCTTCTTCCAGGCCGGCATCGCCTTCCCCGCGGGCTGGCTCCGGGAGAAGGGCATCCTGACCGCCCGCAGCGCCATGTACCTCGGCTCGGGCATGTGTCTGGTCGGGTTCCTCGCCCTGTCGCACCTCAGCAACGTCCTGCTGGCGATCCTGGGATTCGGCGTCATCGGGGGAATCGGCGCCGGACTGGTCTACGCGACCTGCATCAACATGGTCGGCAAATGGTTCCCCGAACGCCGGGGCGCCAAGACCGGGTTCGTCAACGGCGGCTTCGCGTACGGATCTCTGCCCTTCATCTTCATCTTCAACTACGGCTTCGACACGGCGAACTACCACCGTGTCCTGGACCTCATCGGCTGCTACATCCTGATCGTGGTCGTGGGCTGCGCGTTCTTCTTCAAGGACCCGCCGAAGAACTGGTGGCCCGCGGACATCGACCCGCTGACCTACGGCGGCAGCGGGAAGGGTTCCGTCGCGCTCGCCAAGAACCCTCCCGCGGTACGGCAGTTCACGCCGAAGGAGGCCGTCAGGACCGGCATGCTTCCCCTCATGTGGGTCGCCCTCGTGATGACCGCGGGAGTGTCGATCTTCGGCATCTCCTTCCAGGTCGACTACGCGAAGGAGGTGGGCTTCGGCCCGCTGGTGGCGGCCTCCTCGATGGGTGTCATGGCGGTCATCAACGGCATCGGGCGCGGAGTGGTGGGCTGGCTGTCCGACAAGTGGGGCCGCAAGTCCACGCTGGTGTTCGTGATCGTCGTCCTGGGGCTCGCGCAGTTCGGCGTGATCTGGGCGGGTGACGTCAAGAGCGAGTCGCTGTTCCTGTTCTTCGCGTTCCTGTCCGGGTTCGGCGGCGGCGCGTTCTACCCGCTGTTCGCGGCGCTCACCCCGGACTACTTCGGGGAGAACTACAACGCGTCCAACTACGGGCTGGTGTACAGCGGCAAGCTGATCAGCGGTCTGTTCGGCGGCGGCCTCGGTTCCATGGTCGTGGCGGCCTGGGGTTACGACGGGGCGTACGCCCTGGCCGGCGCCACCTCGATGCTGGCGGCGGCGATCGCCCTGCTGCTGCGGCAGCCGGGGCGGCCCCGGAGCGGGGTGGCGGCGCCGCAACCGCAAGCCGCGGCCTGAGCAGGGCCGTTCGGACATCAGGCGGCCCTTCCCCGTGCCGCTGGCCGGGAAAGGGCCGCCTGATCCGGCATGCGGTCGCTTCGGTGAACCGAGGTGCGTGGCGGGCTACTTCTCGCGTTCCTGGTACATCTTCCGCGTGTGTTCGGTGTGTTGCCGCATGACGGCGGTGGCTCGCTGTTCGTCCCGGTCGGCGATGGCGGCGATCAGTTCACGGTGCTCGATCCAGGACTGCCGGCCACGCTGCCGGGCGATCGGCGTGTAGTACCACCGCACCCGCCGATCCACCTGCCCCGCCAGCTCGGCGAGGACCGCGTTGCCCGCCAACTCCATGACCTTCGCGTGGAGTCGGGCGTTCAGCGCGACCGCGGCATCCACGTCATCGGCGGCGACGGCCTCCTCGCCCTGCACGCACAGTGCTTCCAGGGCGGCGATCCCGGCACTGCCCGCGTTGGCGGCGGCCAGCCGAGCGGCCTCCGCCTCCAACAAGGTGCGGACCGTGAGGAGTTGGTCCGCCTCCTCGTCCGTCGGCTCATGCACGAACGCACCCTGAGCAGGCCGTAGATCCACCCACCCCTCGGTGTTCAGCCGCTGCAACGCCTCCCGCACCGGCTGCCGCGACACCCCCAGATGACCGGCCAGCTCACTCTCCACCAGATGCTGACCCGGCTGAAGCGCACGCGTGGTGATCAGCTCCAGCAACGCCCCGTAGACACGGTCGCGCAGGGGGCCGGGGCGCTCGAGCCTGGGCACGGTGCCGTACGGCAGTCCTGTGGTCGGCAACATCGCGGTCCCTTCTTGTACAGCGTCGTCGCTGCAACTGAGCGCCGAGGGCGAATTGGCTTTCGCCTACAGTCTACGGCGCACAACCGCCGGAGCGCGGTCCGTACCGCCGCTCAGCAGCAGCTCACGGGGGTTGGTGACGTCACGACTCTTGCTGAGCACTCATTCCATCCTGTAGACAATATCCAGTCGACAAAGTCGACAGTTCCTCGGTCACCCTCACCGAACGGAGCTTCCTCATCATGAAAGTCGCAGTTCTCGGCGCCGGTGCGATCGGCGCCTACGTAGGTGCGGCACTGCACCGCGGCGGCGCGGATGTGCATCTCGTCGCCCGTGGACCCCATCTCGCGGCGATGCGCGGACAGGGCGTCCAAGTCCTCAGCCCCCGCGGTGACTTCACCGCCCACGTGCACGCCACCGACGACCCGGCCGAGATCGGCCCGGTCGACTACGTCTTCCTCGGACTGAAGGCCAACTCGTACGCGGCGTGCGGGCCGCTCATCGAGCCCCTTCTCCACGACACCACCGCCGTCATCGCGGCCCAGAACGGCATCCCCTGGTGGTACTTCCACCGGCACGGCGGCCCCTACGACGGCCACCGCATCGAAAGCGTCGACCCGGAAGGTGCGGTCAGTGCGGTGCTCGCGCCCTCCCGCGCCATCGGCTGTGTCGTCTACGCCGCCACCGAGCTCGAAGCCCCGGGCGTCGTACGGCACTTGGAAGGCACCCGGTTCTCCATCGGCGAGCCCGACCGGAGCCTGTCCGAGCGGTGTCTCGCGTTCAGTGAGGCCATGCGGCTGGGCGGCCTGAAGGCTCCGGTCGAGGCGAATCTCCGCGACGACATCTGGCTCAAGCTGCTCGGGAACATCTCCTTCAACCCGATCAGCGCCCTGGCCCGAGCCACCATGCGGCAGATGTGCCTGCACGGCGGCACCCGCAAGGTCATCGAGACCATGATGGCCGAGACGCTCGCCGTCGCCGAGGCCCTGGGCTGCACGGTCGGCGTGTCCATCGAGCGCCGACTGGCCGGCGCCGAACGCGTCGGTGACCACCGCACCTCCACCCTTCAGGACCTGGAGCGCGGCAAGCCTCTCGAACTCGACGTCCTGCTCACCGCCGTGATCGAGCTGGCGGAGATCACCGCCGTGGACGTGCCAACCCTGCGCACGGTCCACGCCCTGTCCGACCTCCTCGCCCTCCGGTCCGCCGCATGACGGAACTGAGCGCCCACACCCGCGCATCCGGCGGACGCGTCCGGCCGAACACCGGCACCGCGGTCCCGTTGGCTCACGCGATCGGCCGGGACATCATCCAAACGGGCCTGGCCGACCTGGAGTTCGTCGAGCGAGCCACTTCGCGCTTCGAGGAGTACCGCAGGCTCGTCGAGCCGTGGACGCTGTCGCTCACGGCGAAGGTGACGGGCGTACCGGCCGCGTACATAAGGGAGTCGGCCAGGGCTTGGGCGCTCGGGGGACCGTGCCTGCCACCGGGGGCCGCCGGAGACAGTGCGGGCGAGGTCCGGGCGTGGGTCAATCTGGAGCTGCTCACCGGGCGACGGCAGGGCGATCGTGACAGTCCTACGCCGTTCCAGCTCGTCGAGCACGCCCCTCCCGTCGATCTGACGGACGAGCGGTATCCGGTCCGGCTGAGCAGAGGGCGCCGTCTCGACTCGTACAACACCCCGCCGCAGAGGGGCGGTTCGGGCTCGTCGTTGCGGCGCGCGGAGTGCGTCGAGCTGAGTCCGGAGGACGCCGAGCGCTTCGGGGTGGTGGTCGGCGAGGAGGTGCGGGTCGTGACCCGGCTCGGAGCGTCGACGGCACCGGTGTGGGTCGATCCGGCGCTGCGGCCAGGACTGGCGTTCACGACCGGGCGCCCGTCGGACGCCGAGGACGGAGCGAACGGGTGGGCGGCCAGGGCCCGTTGTCCGATCGCGGGTGCCGTGGAGTTCGAGGCGGCCGCGATCCGCATCGAGAAGTCGACCGTCCTGGCGATGCGGGACTGAGGCCGGCCATGGGACGAGCGACGGCACGGCGTGGGGCGACTCCTGACGCGGTCCCCGCGGTACCCGTAGCCGTGGCGGTACCCGCGACACTTCGGCGTCTCGTCCACGACACTCCCCCGGTCCGTGTCGGAACCGGTCTCCTCGCGAGCCTCCCCGACCGGGTCCGCGCGGTGGCACGGGACTTCGACCGGACCGGGGGCCCGTGCGCCGGCGCGCGCTTCGGGTGCCGGACCGGGCCTCCTTCCCCCGCGCGGCTGTGCGCGTGGACACCCCATGAACGTGTACGCGGGCGTACGCCGGCTCGTCCCGACGGTCGCCGCGGCGGCCGGGGGCGACCGGTCAGCCCGTTTACACGACGGCGGGACCCCGACCGGCGGGGAGCGCCCCCTGCGCCCTCGGGGTCCCGCCTCGGTCGTGCTCGGTCAGCACTTCTCCCGCAGTGAGTGCAGGTGGGCGCTGGAGCGCCGGGCGAACGTGAAGGACTCGGTGGGCTGGTCGTGCTCGGCCTGCCAGTGGTGGGCCAGGCGCTCGCCCCGCAGCCTGGTCACGGCGGAGATGAACTTCTGGTAGTCGATGTCTCCGTCGCCGACGTCGGTCATCCGGTAGCCGTAGGTGTTCGACGGGTCGCTCACGCCGTCCTTGACGTGGAAGAGCGGGTAGCGGTGCGGCTGCCTGAGGACGTAGTTCAGCGGTTCGAAGGGCGCGGGGGTGCCGTCGGGCCGCTTGGAGAAGCGGAACTGGCCCGAGTACGCCCAGAAGATGTCCATCTCCAGGAACACCAGGTCGGGGTCGGTCTCCCCGAGGAGCACGTCGTAGAGGCGGACCTTGGGGTTGTCGGTGGCGAAGGAGAACTCCTCGGAGTGGTTGTGCTGGTAGAACTTCATCCCGCGTGCCTTCGCCGCCGCGCCGTAGGTGTTGAACTCCTCGGCGGCGCGCTTCCACGCGTCGACGGTGGAGCCGTAGCGGAAGGGGCCCGAGGCGGTGCCGATGTGCCTGAGGCCGAGGGCCTGGGCGTCGTCGAGGACCTTGGTGAGGTTCTGGGCGAAGGTGTAGGCGTTCGGGTCGTCCGAGTAGTAGCCGACGTGGCTGCCGATCGGGTTCAGGCCGTGGTCGCGGGCCAGCCGCCTGAGCTGGGCGAGGGTGATCGGCCCGGCCGAGCCCTGGGTGTAGCCGGCGAACTCGACCTCGTCGTAGCCGTACTTCTCCAGTTCGGCGAAGACGGGGGCGAAGCCGAGGGTGGAGACCTTGTCGCGGAGGCTGTAGAGCTGGATGCCGAGGCGGCCGGGGGGCAGCACGGGGCGGCCGCGGCCGTGGCCGCTGGTGCCGGTCGCGGCGTCGGTGGCGGCGCCTGCCGGGGAGGCCGCGGCGCCCAGCAGTGCGGCGGCGGTGGCGCCCGCGGCCACACCGAGCATGCCTCGTCTGGTCAGGCGGTGGGTGAGTTCGGGGTCGGGCTGGGAGGTGCGGCTCATGCCGGGGACTCCTCGGTGTCGGAGGGCGTTGTCAGTGCTGGGTGCTTCACTGGGGACCAGTCAGGAAAGTCCGGCCAGTCGGAGCAGGAGCGACTTCACGTCGGTGGCCGCGATGCGGTCGCCGACCGCGCGGGGGGTGGAGCAGATGAGGAGCGGACCGTCGTCGTCGCTCTCGGGAAGGCGGCCGTGGCTGCCGCGAATAGGTGACGGGTCGAGGGGCACCACCGCCATGCGATAGCGCATGCCGAGCTTCTTGCGGGCCAGCGCGCCGGCCGCCTTGACCTTGACGTAGGGGTCCAGCGGGTCCATGAACAGTTCGACCGGGTCGTAGCCGGGTTTGCGGTGGATCTCGACCAGCTGCGCGAAGTCGGGCGCGCGGTCGTCGTCGAGCCAGTAGTAGTACGTGAACCAGGCGTCCGGTTCCGCGACGGCGACGAGTTCACCGGAGCGCGGGTGGTCGAGGTGGTGGGCCTTCTTGCCCTCGTCGTCGAGGAGCTGTTCGAGGCCGGGCAGGCCTTCGAGGGCGGCGCGGGTTGCGTCCAGGTCCTCGGGACGGCGCACGTAGACATGGGCGATCTGGTGGTCGGCGACCGCGAAGGCCCGCGAGGCCATCGGGTCCAGGTACTCCATGCCGTCCTGGGTGTGCACCTCGAGGAGTCCGGCGCGGCGCAGAGCGCGGTTGATGTCGACGGGGCGGTCGGCGCGGGTGATGCCGTACTCGGACAGCGCCACGACGGTACGGCCTTCCGCGCGGGCGTCGTCGAGAAGCGGGGCCAGTGCCCGGTCCAGGTCGGCGGCGGCCTTCAGGGAGCGTGGGTCGTCGGGGCCGAAGCGTTGCAGGTCGTAGTCGAGGTGGGGGAGGTAGCAGAGCGTCAGGTCGGGGTGGCGGGTGCCCATGATGTGGCGGGTGGCGTCGATGATCCACTGGCTGGAGACCAGGTCCGCGCCGGGGCCCCAGAAGTGGAAGAGGGGGAAGGTGCCGAGTTTGTCGGTGAGTTCGTCGTGCAGGGCCGGGGGCCGGGTGTAGCAGTCGGGTTCCTTGCGGCCGTCGGCGTAGTAGACCGGGCGGGGGGTGACGGTGAAGTCGGTGTCGGCGCCCATGGCGTACCACCAGCAGATGTTGGCGACGGTGTAGCCGGGGTGGGCGCGGCGCGCGGCGTCCCAGAGCTTGTCGCCGGCGACCAGTCCGTTGTGCTGCCGCCACAGGAGTACGTCGCCGAGGTCGCGGAAGTACCAGCCGTTGCCGACGATGCCGTGCTCACTGGGGTGGGTGCCGGTGAGGAAGGTGGACTGGGCGGCGCAGGTGACGGCGGGCAGGACGGTCCCGAGCGGGGCGTGGGAGCCGGACCGGGCGAGGGACTTGAGGTGGGGCATGTGGTGCAGGAGCCGGGGGGTGAGGCCGACGACGTCGAGGACGAGGAGGGGGGTCGGTCCTGTCAGCGGGGGCTGTTCGCTCATGGCAGCTCCTTCAGGCCGAGGTCGGTCAGCAGGTCGCGGGCGAGCGTGAGTTCGGCGGCGATGCCGTCGGCGAGCTGGGTGCGGGCGCGGGGGCGCAGTGCGGGTGGGAGGGCCTGCCAGGTGTAGGTCTCGACCTCCAGGTGGCGGGTGAGGGGGTGCGGGCCGCCGACGAGCCGGGTCAGGGCGGCCTTGAGGACGGGGAGCGTGGAGGTGAGGGGGGCGGCGGGGGCCGCGTGCAGGGGGACGTGGAAGTGGGCGCGCCAGGGTGCCCCGTCGGGCAGGGCGTCGCCGGCGAGGGCCTCGCCGAGGTCGTCGGTGCCGCGGAGGCCCGCGGCGGTGGAGGTGCGGGTCTGGTGCAGGAAGCGGGGTTCGTCGAAGGCGGCGAGTGCCTCGCGGACCTCGGGGAGGTGGGGGTGTTCGGCGTGCAGGGCGGCCGAGAGCTGGGACTTGACGACGGGGACGCGGGCGGTGGTGAGCGCGTCCAGGGCGGTGTGCGGGTCTTCGAAGGAGGTGGCGAGGTGGCAGGTGTCGACGCAGA
Above is a window of Streptomyces griseorubiginosus DNA encoding:
- the sucC gene encoding ADP-forming succinate--CoA ligase subunit beta, encoding MDLYEHEARALVEEHGIPVPRAEVTDSPEEARAIARRLGGSVVVKAQVKTGGRGKAGGVRLAADPAEAERTTRRILGTDIKGHRVRKVMLAQPADIESEFYVAYVLDRAAGRFLAIASAAGGMDIEEVAATRPEAVVRMPVDPAEGVTSAKAGAIAEAAGLPPRTVDVLVRLWEVLVREDAVLVEVNPLVRTRQGQLLALDGKVTLDDNARFRQARWGNDSIAYDDPLEAAAAAKGLNYVKLDGEVGIIGNGAGLVMSTLDVVAGCGARPANFLDIGGGASAQVMADGLSVVLSDPAVKSVFVNVFGGITACDAVADGIVKALDEVRPTKPLVVRLDGNNAARGRTVLDERAHPLVQQATTMDGAARRAAELANTG
- the frc gene encoding formyl-CoA transferase, which codes for MTTLALDGVRVLDMTHVQSGPSATQLLAWLGADVVKVEAPGGDVTRGQLRDVPGADSLYFTMLNCNKRSITLNLKTERGREILTALIRGADVLVENFAPGAVDRMGFTWERIREINPRMVYASIKGFGDGPYTAFKAYEVVAQAMGGSMATTGFPDGPPMATGAQIGDSGTGIHAVAGILAALLQRERTGRGQRVNVAMQHAVLNLCRVKLRDQQRLAHGPLAEYPNEDFGDEVPRSGNASGGGQPGWAVRCAPGGPNDYVYVIVQPVGWAPLAALIGRPELAEDPEWATPQARLPKLAKMFQLIEEWTSTQPKWQVLEQLNRHNIPCGPILSTREIIEDRSLADNDMIVEVEHPQRGAFTTVGNPLKLSDSPTTITTPPLLGQHNEEIYIGELGLGDEELRLMKSGGVI
- a CDS encoding OFA family MFS transporter, whose protein sequence is MTTLDYSSSAAFREVTDRNGRVYRIGETDRNIMGRPRWTMVLFPWMGMLGISSSEYAFTSAEDTLHEAHLWSSGHIFWLMGVWVFFQAAVAFPAGQLRESGRLPARYAMMLGALGTVLGYLSLAFAPNVIVAYLGFGVCSGIGAGLVYATCVNMVGKWFPERKGGKTGMVNGGFAYGSVPFVFLFTSYMDLSNYRGVLVTVGLVCCSVVAFAGWFFKDPPKNWWPPHVDPLKMTDDPKIRRALEKNPPAVKQYTPKEAARTPVLWMMWFCLLCTAGINIFGIAFQVPFGKDMGFAGGIVATAMSLKAIVNGTGRGVIGWISDKFGRRNTLIIVCLVLGTAQFGVLVSGQMGSMPFFLFCSMVSGFGGGAIFPLFAAMTADYFGENNNASNYGMVYSSKLISGLVGSGVGSIVVGAWDYEGAFVLAGCIGLSSAVLALFLKAPGRPQTSRRTVPNPQPLGEEMA
- a CDS encoding OFA family MFS transporter — its product is MTADPYAARSDTDKTAHSTAAPRPYREVTDAGGRVYRIGETDRDILGHSRKLMVYLPWITMMAISVFEYAYGSAEDTLSHAHGWTQSNTFWILSVWVFFQAGIAFPAGWLREKGILTARSAMYLGSGMCLVGFLALSHLSNVLLAILGFGVIGGIGAGLVYATCINMVGKWFPERRGAKTGFVNGGFAYGSLPFIFIFNYGFDTANYHRVLDLIGCYILIVVVGCAFFFKDPPKNWWPADIDPLTYGGSGKGSVALAKNPPAVRQFTPKEAVRTGMLPLMWVALVMTAGVSIFGISFQVDYAKEVGFGPLVAASSMGVMAVINGIGRGVVGWLSDKWGRKSTLVFVIVVLGLAQFGVIWAGDVKSESLFLFFAFLSGFGGGAFYPLFAALTPDYFGENYNASNYGLVYSGKLISGLFGGGLGSMVVAAWGYDGAYALAGATSMLAAAIALLLRQPGRPRSGVAAPQPQAAA
- a CDS encoding GntR family transcriptional regulator, which translates into the protein MPTTGLPYGTVPRLERPGPLRDRVYGALLELITTRALQPGQHLVESELAGHLGVSRQPVREALQRLNTEGWVDLRPAQGAFVHEPTDEEADQLLTVRTLLEAEAARLAAANAGSAGIAALEALCVQGEEAVAADDVDAAVALNARLHAKVMELAGNAVLAELAGQVDRRVRWYYTPIARQRGRQSWIEHRELIAAIADRDEQRATAVMRQHTEHTRKMYQEREK
- a CDS encoding 2-dehydropantoate 2-reductase; translation: MKVAVLGAGAIGAYVGAALHRGGADVHLVARGPHLAAMRGQGVQVLSPRGDFTAHVHATDDPAEIGPVDYVFLGLKANSYAACGPLIEPLLHDTTAVIAAQNGIPWWYFHRHGGPYDGHRIESVDPEGAVSAVLAPSRAIGCVVYAATELEAPGVVRHLEGTRFSIGEPDRSLSERCLAFSEAMRLGGLKAPVEANLRDDIWLKLLGNISFNPISALARATMRQMCLHGGTRKVIETMMAETLAVAEALGCTVGVSIERRLAGAERVGDHRTSTLQDLERGKPLELDVLLTAVIELAEITAVDVPTLRTVHALSDLLALRSAA
- a CDS encoding sugar phosphate isomerase/epimerase, with product MSRTSQPDPELTHRLTRRGMLGVAAGATAAALLGAAASPAGAATDAATGTSGHGRGRPVLPPGRLGIQLYSLRDKVSTLGFAPVFAELEKYGYDEVEFAGYTQGSAGPITLAQLRRLARDHGLNPIGSHVGYYSDDPNAYTFAQNLTKVLDDAQALGLRHIGTASGPFRYGSTVDAWKRAAEEFNTYGAAAKARGMKFYQHNHSEEFSFATDNPKVRLYDVLLGETDPDLVFLEMDIFWAYSGQFRFSKRPDGTPAPFEPLNYVLRQPHRYPLFHVKDGVSDPSNTYGYRMTDVGDGDIDYQKFISAVTRLRGERLAHHWQAEHDQPTESFTFARRSSAHLHSLREKC
- a CDS encoding nucleotide pyrophosphatase/phosphodiesterase family protein, yielding MSEQPPLTGPTPLLVLDVVGLTPRLLHHMPHLKSLARSGSHAPLGTVLPAVTCAAQSTFLTGTHPSEHGIVGNGWYFRDLGDVLLWRQHNGLVAGDKLWDAARRAHPGYTVANICWWYAMGADTDFTVTPRPVYYADGRKEPDCYTRPPALHDELTDKLGTFPLFHFWGPGADLVSSQWIIDATRHIMGTRHPDLTLCYLPHLDYDLQRFGPDDPRSLKAAADLDRALAPLLDDARAEGRTVVALSEYGITRADRPVDINRALRRAGLLEVHTQDGMEYLDPMASRAFAVADHQIAHVYVRRPEDLDATRAALEGLPGLEQLLDDEGKKAHHLDHPRSGELVAVAEPDAWFTYYYWLDDDRAPDFAQLVEIHRKPGYDPVELFMDPLDPYVKVKAAGALARKKLGMRYRMAVVPLDPSPIRGSHGRLPESDDDGPLLICSTPRAVGDRIAATDVKSLLLRLAGLS